A genomic stretch from Sulfurihydrogenibium azorense Az-Fu1 includes:
- a CDS encoding protein O-mannosyl-transferase family, whose protein sequence is MYRRVINVNILLALIIILYVFSLFPVFSTGDGGGLVVASHLLGIAHPPGYPFYIELSKLFSLLPVANIGIRIGLLTVIFSALSLYLLYLIVTDLTNKPIYGLISVSFLAVSYSFYYNSVVIKFYTLNLFFILLLTYLGIKVLKSDNLDKRLVYLSAFLLGIGSSIHHTLLIMFLPLFIVGLYYCRQFVRLIPLSFLFFIIGFFVNLHLYIRSIKDTFSAAHKADTLERFIAMILRKFYGESSSIDATKGVVSTIDSYIYTLKNLFYLFSVNFSYAFVFLAFIGAYLLYKSNKKLFLFLFTSFFLYSVILGKITLSSEVLDLATVYVSGNQYFLPALSFLIVFCCYFLYKFFEFLKERGFNFVYSVILPVLVVFPFTFLFSRFVETNHFNNWVPYYHAKDLLSYSPVASLVSTYGDNHTFELWYLKLVGRYRDDVCHITSHYYNSIEWRVEGCKPKEIYKPLIPEFFAGNLNEIMNKKIFISTVALAPTHPLYNFVEIKPFLFTFFYVNKNDTTPPQWYNRINIEKAKFLSTDVCLNHNVDDPFTLEMCNFFSNAYLVLASSIVPTFKLNEIDVDASISYGKFLAPFRLKIYLSPQNQSFIEIYKALRAYNNPKQSYLLPEE, encoded by the coding sequence ATGTACCGTAGAGTAATAAATGTAAACATATTGCTTGCACTTATTATAATCTTATATGTATTTTCATTGTTTCCTGTGTTTTCTACAGGTGATGGTGGAGGGTTAGTAGTAGCAAGCCATCTACTTGGAATAGCCCATCCCCCCGGATACCCTTTTTATATTGAGTTATCAAAACTTTTCTCCCTATTACCTGTAGCAAACATTGGAATAAGAATTGGTTTACTTACAGTTATATTTTCAGCTTTATCTCTTTATTTACTTTACTTGATTGTTACGGATTTAACAAACAAACCTATATATGGATTGATTAGTGTGTCCTTTTTAGCTGTTTCTTACTCTTTTTATTATAATTCGGTTGTTATAAAGTTTTATACTTTAAATTTATTTTTTATCTTATTACTTACTTATTTAGGTATAAAAGTCCTAAAAAGTGACAACTTAGACAAAAGATTAGTCTATCTATCCGCATTTTTACTGGGTATAGGATCTTCTATTCATCATACACTTCTGATAATGTTTTTACCTTTGTTTATCGTAGGTTTGTATTACTGTAGACAGTTTGTTAGACTTATTCCACTGTCTTTTTTATTTTTTATTATTGGTTTTTTTGTTAATTTACATTTATACATACGAAGTATAAAAGATACTTTCTCTGCAGCTCATAAAGCTGATACTCTTGAAAGGTTTATAGCAATGATTCTTAGAAAGTTTTACGGAGAAAGTTCTTCTATTGATGCAACAAAAGGTGTAGTTAGTACTATTGACTCTTACATATACACATTAAAAAATCTATTCTATCTTTTTAGTGTCAATTTTTCGTATGCTTTTGTATTTTTAGCATTTATTGGTGCTTACTTACTTTACAAAAGTAATAAGAAATTATTCTTATTTTTGTTTACTTCGTTCTTTTTATATTCTGTTATACTAGGCAAAATAACTTTGAGTAGTGAAGTTTTGGACTTAGCAACTGTTTATGTGTCTGGAAATCAGTACTTTTTACCTGCATTATCTTTTCTCATCGTTTTTTGCTGCTACTTTTTATATAAATTTTTTGAGTTTTTAAAAGAAAGGGGTTTTAATTTTGTTTATAGTGTAATTTTACCAGTACTTGTTGTTTTTCCTTTTACATTTTTGTTTTCCCGATTTGTAGAAACCAATCACTTTAACAACTGGGTTCCTTACTACCACGCAAAAGATTTACTATCATACAGTCCTGTTGCATCTTTGGTTAGTACTTATGGGGATAATCATACATTTGAACTTTGGTATCTAAAGCTTGTTGGTAGATACAGAGATGATGTTTGTCATATAACATCACACTACTATAATAGTATTGAATGGAGAGTGGAAGGTTGTAAACCTAAAGAAATTTATAAACCTTTAATTCCTGAATTTTTTGCAGGAAATTTAAATGAAATTATGAATAAAAAAATATTTATATCAACTGTTGCACTTGCACCTACTCATCCACTGTATAATTTTGTAGAAATAAAACCTTTCTTATTTACATTTTTTTATGTAAATAAAAATGATACTACACCGCCTCAGTGGTATAATAGAATAAATATAGAAAAGGCAAAATTTCTATCAACAGATGTCTGTCTTAATCATAATGTAGATGATCCGTTTACTTTAGAGATGTGTAATTTCTTTTCAAATGCATATTTAGTTTTAGCAAGTAGTATTGTTCCGACATTTAAACTCAATGAGATCGATGTTGATGCATCTATCTCTTATGGTAAATTTTTAGCACCTTTTAGACTTAAAATATACTTATCTCCACAGAATCAATCATTTATAGAAATTTATAAAGCTTTGAGAGCGTATAATAATCCAAAACAATCTTATCTTTTACCGGAGGAGTAA
- a CDS encoding IS481 family transposase — MKGIIGTPMYMTTLFPKKLSNKIKDIPLTKEAKKRLKWIQHYQDTKNISKTCRYFGISRTTFYKWFERYKKDGLEGLLDRPKTPKNTRKPTIRNQYREQIIKVRKQNPTWSKEKISAYLQEEKNIKVSPSTVYKVLKEEGLIERTKSIKIQNKRKKSIKKKRTKRGLQAQAPGDVVQIDVKHLNIAGATYYQFTAIDKYSRFCFARVYESKNSKKTKEFYIELNEYFEFEIKRVQTDNGSEFLGEFNKYLTDIGVEHYFSYPRSPKTNGVVERLIRTIEEELWLIEGLDYTLEEMNKKLRKYVRKYNFIRPHHSLGYKRPADIVYGV; from the coding sequence ATGAAAGGTATTATAGGAACCCCTATGTATATGACAACACTCTTTCCTAAAAAACTATCAAACAAGATTAAAGACATTCCTTTAACAAAAGAAGCCAAAAAAAGACTAAAATGGATACAGCACTACCAAGATACAAAAAATATATCCAAAACCTGCAGATACTTCGGAATATCAAGAACTACCTTCTATAAATGGTTTGAAAGATACAAAAAAGACGGACTTGAAGGACTTCTTGATAGACCTAAAACACCAAAAAACACAAGAAAACCAACTATAAGAAATCAGTACAGAGAACAAATAATAAAAGTCAGGAAACAAAACCCAACTTGGAGCAAAGAAAAAATATCGGCATATCTACAAGAAGAAAAAAACATAAAAGTATCACCATCTACAGTGTATAAAGTATTAAAAGAAGAAGGATTAATAGAGAGAACAAAATCAATTAAAATACAAAACAAAAGAAAAAAGAGTATAAAGAAGAAAAGGACAAAAAGAGGCTTGCAAGCACAAGCCCCAGGGGATGTAGTACAAATAGACGTAAAACACCTGAACATCGCAGGTGCAACATATTACCAATTCACAGCTATAGATAAGTATAGCAGATTTTGTTTTGCACGGGTATATGAAAGTAAAAATTCAAAGAAAACAAAAGAATTTTATATTGAGTTAAATGAGTATTTTGAATTTGAGATAAAGAGGGTACAAACAGATAACGGGAGTGAGTTTTTAGGGGAGTTTAACAAGTATTTAACGGATATAGGAGTGGAGCATTACTTTAGCTATCCAAGGAGTCCAAAGACTAATGGTGTTGTAGAAAGATTGATAAGGACAATAGAAGAGGAGTTATGGTTGATAGAGGGATTAGATTACACATTAGAGGAGATGAATAAGAAGTTAAGGAAGTATGTAAGGAAGTACAATTTTATAAGGCCACATCATTCTTTAGGATACAAAAGACCAGCAGACATTGTTTATGGAGTATGA
- a CDS encoding polyprenol monophosphomannose synthase, with translation MKYLVVLPTYNEAENIRKVLDSLMNYENIHVLVIDDNSQDGTAEIVKTYPEFNNKVFLIQRPYKMGLGTAYVTGFKWGLERGYDIFFEMDADLSHDPKDIPRFIEKMKEGYDVVIGSRYINNTISVVGWDFKRLLISKFGNWYATTILGLKQFSDITSGYRAYRRTCLEKIDLDKIKSNGYAFQIEMAYKLYKRGCKITEIPIIFYERNGGSSKMSRKIALEAAIIVWRLKFGKA, from the coding sequence ATGAAATATTTAGTTGTTTTACCTACATACAATGAAGCTGAAAATATAAGGAAGGTTTTGGACAGTTTAATGAACTATGAAAATATTCATGTTTTAGTAATAGATGATAACTCTCAAGACGGGACTGCAGAAATCGTTAAGACATATCCCGAATTTAATAATAAGGTTTTTTTGATACAACGTCCATATAAAATGGGATTAGGTACAGCGTATGTAACAGGATTTAAATGGGGTCTGGAAAGAGGTTATGATATTTTCTTTGAAATGGATGCAGATTTATCCCACGACCCAAAAGATATACCAAGATTTATAGAAAAAATGAAAGAAGGTTATGACGTAGTAATAGGTTCTCGTTATATAAACAATACTATCAGTGTAGTGGGATGGGATTTTAAAAGATTACTTATTTCTAAATTCGGCAACTGGTATGCTACAACTATTTTAGGCTTAAAACAGTTTTCAGATATTACCAGTGGATATAGAGCATACCGAAGGACTTGTTTAGAAAAGATTGATTTAGATAAGATTAAATCAAATGGATATGCATTTCAGATAGAGATGGCTTACAAACTCTATAAAAGAGGTTGTAAAATAACAGAAATTCCTATTATTTTCTATGAAAGAAACGGCGGCTCCTCAAAAATGAGTAGAAAAATAGCCTTGGAAGCAGCTATTATTGTATGGAGGTTAAAGTTTGGAAAAGCATAA
- a CDS encoding pilus assembly FimT family protein, which translates to MDRKVRGYNIFEILVVLVIIGILMAVVIRPILVFVANQRLNQAVNMIVSDINTAKVYSLSKSNPAGIFGDANGSTYNLFINIDNNCSFNQGTDQVIRTVTLPSGITISADFFFLFDRKGYPRNASCGLGMGSIVLKNNFDIYKTICVDRFGRVRVENGSITCN; encoded by the coding sequence ATGGATAGAAAAGTAAGAGGATATAATATTTTTGAAATTTTAGTTGTATTGGTAATAATAGGTATTCTAATGGCTGTAGTTATAAGACCTATATTAGTATTTGTTGCAAATCAAAGATTAAATCAGGCTGTTAATATGATTGTCTCTGATATAAATACTGCCAAAGTTTATTCTTTATCAAAATCAAATCCAGCAGGTATCTTTGGAGATGCAAATGGAAGTACCTACAATTTATTTATAAATATAGATAATAATTGCAGCTTTAACCAAGGAACGGATCAAGTTATAAGGACTGTAACTTTACCATCAGGGATAACTATTAGTGCAGATTTTTTCTTTCTCTTTGATAGAAAAGGTTATCCAAGAAATGCAAGCTGTGGCCTTGGTATGGGTTCTATAGTTTTAAAAAATAACTTTGACATATACAAAACAATTTGTGTAGACAGATTTGGTAGAGTAAGAGTTGAAAATGGGAGTATAACATGCAATTAA
- a CDS encoding lipopolysaccharide biosynthesis protein — protein MIRHFFYLSVMFFYINGIGYVFHFIISRKLGPEGYGEFMVLYSFMLTVGFFSNTYPTIAIKNILENKEEKLGVLRFLRIVAFITGLLFFIVLSLLSPYLKDFLHVSSSFSIIIIALVSFLIFLENVEKGYLQVENRFGMYSFLNGLELTLRLLFAIIFVEIGFWINGALSSTVFSMFFSLILLMYINKNLFGEIKKLPFKRIIKSFFLVSPSGFFVYADDIFIKRVFDPITAGYFASASILGKAYIWFILTLFSIIFVKVSEKKEKAFKYVKYFFIFIIFTFGVIQILLSLVGEKVFLLLFGDKYSQAYEILPLYIFSILPLLINLVIYYVNISLEKAFVSVYLHLILYYCGFVFIKFASVIDYLTYIFIINAVFLIFNLFLFLKKFQDAHKQSIQQ, from the coding sequence ATGATTAGACACTTCTTTTATCTATCAGTAATGTTTTTCTATATTAACGGTATTGGATATGTTTTTCACTTTATAATTAGTAGGAAGTTGGGTCCTGAAGGTTATGGAGAATTTATGGTTTTATATTCATTTATGTTGACTGTAGGTTTTTTTTCAAATACATATCCAACAATCGCAATAAAGAATATTCTTGAAAATAAAGAAGAAAAGTTAGGAGTCCTGAGATTTTTAAGAATAGTAGCTTTTATAACAGGGCTTTTATTTTTTATTGTGCTTTCTTTATTATCTCCCTATTTAAAAGATTTTTTACATGTTAGTAGTAGTTTTTCTATTATTATCATTGCTTTAGTCTCTTTTTTAATTTTTTTAGAAAATGTAGAAAAGGGTTATTTACAAGTTGAAAATAGATTTGGTATGTATTCTTTTTTAAATGGATTAGAACTTACTTTGAGACTTTTATTTGCAATAATTTTTGTTGAGATTGGTTTTTGGATAAATGGAGCTTTATCTTCTACCGTATTCTCTATGTTTTTTAGTTTAATCCTACTTATGTATATAAACAAAAATCTCTTTGGTGAAATAAAAAAACTTCCTTTTAAAAGGATAATAAAATCTTTTTTCTTAGTAAGTCCATCAGGATTTTTCGTGTATGCTGATGATATATTTATAAAGCGTGTTTTTGATCCCATAACAGCAGGGTATTTTGCTTCTGCATCAATCTTAGGAAAAGCTTATATATGGTTTATCTTAACTTTATTCTCTATAATTTTTGTAAAAGTTTCAGAAAAAAAAGAAAAAGCGTTTAAATATGTAAAATATTTTTTTATATTTATAATCTTTACTTTTGGAGTTATACAAATACTTCTTTCACTTGTAGGAGAAAAAGTGTTTTTATTACTTTTTGGTGATAAATATTCTCAGGCTTATGAAATACTACCGCTTTATATTTTTTCTATACTACCTCTTTTAATAAATTTAGTTATCTACTATGTCAATATATCTTTAGAAAAAGCTTTTGTTAGTGTATATCTACATTTGATACTTTATTATTGTGGTTTTGTTTTTATAAAATTTGCTTCTGTAATAGATTACCTTACTTATATTTTTATCATTAATGCTGTGTTTTTAATATTTAATCTTTTTCTCTTTTTAAAGAAATTCCAAGATGCTCATAAGCAGAGTATACAGCAATAA
- a CDS encoding prepilin-type N-terminal cleavage/methylation domain-containing protein: MKAEEGFSLIELIIVIVIISILASIALPSYMKYKNKSKVTSYALPIVKACAYDAAGECQERNINSTTTIDVSTLKNCQNTIVPNSSLQINISGTITCDTNGYVSNGTITGNLNGITDYTAKCFFNNKGVICTVE; the protein is encoded by the coding sequence ATGAAAGCAGAAGAAGGCTTCAGTTTGATAGAACTAATAATTGTGATAGTGATAATCTCAATACTTGCAAGTATTGCACTACCTAGCTATATGAAGTATAAAAATAAATCTAAAGTAACCTCCTATGCTTTGCCTATTGTAAAGGCCTGTGCTTACGATGCAGCAGGTGAATGTCAAGAGAGAAATATAAATTCAACTACGACAATAGATGTATCTACATTAAAAAATTGTCAAAATACCATAGTTCCAAACAGTAGCCTTCAAATAAATATTTCTGGGACTATAACCTGTGATACTAATGGCTATGTTTCTAATGGAACTATTACAGGAAATTTAAACGGTATAACAGATTATACAGCAAAATGTTTTTTTAATAATAAAGGAGTAATATGTACCGTAGAGTAA
- a CDS encoding glycosyltransferase family 4 protein yields the protein MDFRIVYGMKVLILNRRCIKHPEKGGAEVYTMEIAKGLVEKGFQVEWFSSKPKNLKEKETINGINFIRKGNEITTHLYGFLYALKKDKSWIIIDEFNGIGFFTFPLKNSILLIHQLYKEFWTAELGLIGNIFKFIETILLRLYKNKLTITVSNSTYQDLIKLGFNNISIIENGLNISPLERKPEKEKVLTLVYLGRLKKTKNPEDAIKAYILVKRRIKNAKMFVIGEGPLLSYLKNKYTDFQDITFTGYLDASEKYKILEKSHFILIPSIREGWGQVVIEANVFGTPAIGYNAPGLKDSIKNGDTGFLVSNYKEMADTILKVWESKDLYEELSKNCIEWAKNFSWEKTRQKFLNLLKALR from the coding sequence ATGGATTTTAGGATTGTATATGGCATGAAGGTGTTAATCTTAAATAGAAGGTGTATTAAGCATCCTGAAAAAGGTGGTGCTGAGGTATATACTATGGAAATTGCTAAAGGTTTAGTAGAGAAAGGGTTCCAAGTTGAATGGTTTTCCTCAAAACCCAAAAATCTAAAAGAAAAGGAAACAATAAATGGGATAAATTTTATAAGAAAGGGAAATGAAATTACAACTCATTTATATGGTTTTTTATACGCTCTAAAAAAGGACAAGAGTTGGATTATAATTGATGAGTTTAATGGAATAGGTTTTTTTACTTTTCCTTTAAAAAATTCTATACTTTTAATTCATCAACTGTATAAAGAATTTTGGACTGCTGAATTAGGTTTGATCGGAAATATATTTAAATTTATAGAAACTATCTTATTAAGGTTGTATAAAAATAAATTAACTATTACCGTTTCTAACTCTACTTATCAAGATTTGATAAAATTAGGTTTTAATAATATTTCTATAATAGAAAACGGTTTAAATATATCTCCTTTAGAAAGGAAACCAGAAAAAGAAAAAGTTTTAACTTTAGTTTACTTAGGCAGATTAAAAAAAACAAAAAATCCAGAAGATGCCATAAAAGCCTATATCTTAGTTAAACGAAGAATAAAAAACGCTAAAATGTTTGTTATAGGGGAAGGTCCTTTACTTAGTTATCTTAAAAATAAATATACGGATTTTCAGGATATCACATTTACAGGATATTTAGATGCATCAGAAAAGTATAAAATCTTAGAAAAATCTCATTTTATACTTATTCCAAGTATAAGAGAAGGTTGGGGACAAGTTGTAATAGAAGCAAACGTTTTTGGAACTCCAGCAATAGGTTATAATGCTCCTGGTCTTAAAGATAGTATAAAAAATGGAGATACAGGTTTCTTAGTTTCCAATTATAAAGAAATGGCAGATACGATATTAAAAGTTTGGGAAAGTAAAGATTTGTATGAAGAACTCTCCAAAAATTGTATCGAATGGGCAAAAAACTTCTCATGGGAAAAAACAAGACAAAAGTTTTTAAATTTATTGAAGGCTCTGAGATGA
- a CDS encoding class I SAM-dependent methyltransferase, with the protein MEKHKGYQRLLEEGEKSTKEKLIFKISSKYKFLERKYWELSRLGLYGLKDIPNIKTASKILDIGCGSGSSFVYIKNFLNPNADFLGVDLHKNQELPDFVSFKVCDIDKDALPYEDGSIDLVISIYVLEHLYNPGNLFSEAYRVLKKGGYFYCVTEYYTSLFCPDKYNFYQDPTHVRPWTKRAIKSLGEMKGFDNIKVKRVRPIEYLGIIPFIPLLEVFKIADASFTFYQFLFGSTVIFVGKKTNE; encoded by the coding sequence TTGGAAAAGCATAAAGGCTATCAGAGATTATTAGAGGAAGGCGAAAAATCGACAAAAGAAAAATTAATTTTTAAAATAAGTTCTAAATACAAATTTTTAGAAAGAAAATATTGGGAGTTATCGAGACTAGGTTTATATGGTTTAAAAGATATTCCTAATATAAAGACAGCTTCAAAAATTTTAGATATAGGTTGTGGTTCAGGATCAAGTTTTGTTTATATAAAAAATTTTTTAAATCCTAACGCGGACTTTCTGGGAGTAGACTTACATAAAAATCAAGAACTTCCGGATTTCGTGAGTTTTAAAGTTTGTGACATAGATAAAGATGCATTACCTTACGAAGATGGATCAATAGATTTAGTAATCTCAATTTATGTATTGGAACATTTGTACAACCCAGGCAATCTGTTTTCTGAAGCTTATAGAGTTTTAAAAAAAGGTGGATATTTTTACTGCGTAACTGAGTACTACACCAGTTTGTTTTGTCCAGATAAATATAATTTTTATCAAGATCCTACTCATGTTAGACCTTGGACTAAAAGAGCAATTAAATCATTGGGAGAGATGAAAGGATTTGATAATATAAAAGTTAAAAGAGTTAGACCTATAGAATACTTGGGAATAATACCTTTTATACCATTATTAGAGGTTTTTAAAATTGCTGATGCATCATTTACTTTTTATCAATTTTTATTTGGAAGTACAGTAATTTTTGTAGGGAAAAAGACCAATGAGTAA
- a CDS encoding glycosyltransferase family 2 protein, with amino-acid sequence MSKVVLLTLNWNNWEDSKNFLDSVFFLDYKNYDIIFIDNGSNDNSVDSLISFLTNKNLNYKIIDENNTIENIGENSRFYIIKNDENLGYTGGFNKGLEFILNNARDYEFIWILNNDTILNKSSLGNLVKCYYEAISKNIKVGAIGSKILYPNGELQMLGGCTLYQIRGTAGRINKVNDYYWVRNGFLFTKKHYPYFLPFVFFSYFFKYTIVRKLKNLPFNFDAYVRGVKDFFD; translated from the coding sequence ATGAGTAAAGTTGTACTTTTAACTTTAAATTGGAACAACTGGGAAGATAGTAAAAATTTTTTAGATAGTGTTTTTTTTCTTGATTATAAAAACTACGATATAATTTTTATTGATAACGGATCAAATGATAATTCTGTAGATAGCTTGATTTCTTTCTTAACAAATAAAAATTTAAATTATAAAATAATAGATGAAAATAACACAATAGAAAATATAGGTGAAAACTCTCGATTTTATATAATAAAAAACGATGAAAATTTAGGTTATACTGGTGGATTTAATAAAGGATTAGAATTTATTTTAAACAATGCAAGAGATTATGAGTTTATCTGGATATTAAACAACGATACAATCCTTAATAAATCATCTTTGGGGAACTTGGTTAAATGTTATTATGAAGCCATAAGCAAAAACATAAAAGTTGGAGCTATAGGGTCTAAAATATTGTATCCTAACGGAGAACTACAAATGCTGGGAGGATGTACTTTATATCAAATTAGAGGCACAGCAGGAAGAATAAATAAAGTAAACGACTATTACTGGGTTAGAAATGGATTTTTATTTACAAAAAAACATTATCCATATTTTCTACCATTTGTGTTTTTTTCCTATTTTTTTAAATACACGATTGTTCGCAAATTAAAAAATCTACCGTTTAATTTTGATGCTTATGTTAGAGGAGTAAAAGATTTTTTTGACTAA
- a CDS encoding glycosyltransferase family 4 protein encodes MKILHLIYDHINNPWVGGGGAVRCHELNRRLAEKGHNITIISGRYPNAKDYAEGNLKFKFLGTDKSYKLSVFSYAFESIKYLKNHAKDYDIIVEDFAPWNPVFSFLFHKETVLQLHQREGLQILKRYGFFGLPFYLIEKIYPRIYKNIICVSEISLNKFKLKGKIIPNGVDEKIIEKDINIGNYIGFIGRIDIFTKGLDLLLEAFKDIKFPLKIAGKGKDEIKLKNLITEKGLNNNVEILGFLTGQEKVNFIRNAKFIVMPSRYEAQSIVTLEAAAMGKPLIVSDIPELSYVVENGFGLSFKREDPEDLKDKIITLWKNEEMILQMGKNAVEYAKNLTWDKLSTEYEKFLIETLNND; translated from the coding sequence GTGAAAATACTTCATCTTATCTACGATCATATAAATAATCCCTGGGTTGGTGGTGGTGGAGCTGTAAGATGCCATGAACTCAATAGAAGGTTGGCAGAGAAAGGTCATAACATAACGATAATATCAGGTAGATATCCAAATGCTAAGGATTATGCGGAAGGAAATTTAAAGTTTAAATTTTTAGGAACTGACAAGAGTTATAAATTGAGTGTTTTTTCTTATGCATTTGAATCGATTAAATATCTAAAAAATCATGCTAAAGATTATGACATTATAGTTGAGGATTTTGCTCCTTGGAACCCAGTTTTTTCATTTCTATTCCATAAAGAAACAGTACTACAATTGCATCAAAGAGAAGGATTACAGATTTTAAAAAGATATGGTTTTTTTGGTTTGCCTTTCTATTTAATAGAAAAGATTTATCCTCGTATTTACAAAAATATTATTTGTGTTTCTGAAATTTCTCTTAACAAGTTTAAATTAAAAGGAAAAATCATTCCAAATGGCGTAGATGAAAAAATTATAGAAAAAGATATAAATATAGGTAATTATATTGGATTCATTGGAAGAATAGATATATTCACCAAGGGCTTAGACTTACTTTTAGAAGCTTTCAAAGACATAAAATTTCCTCTTAAAATAGCAGGTAAAGGAAAAGATGAAATAAAACTTAAAAATTTAATAACTGAAAAAGGATTAAATAACAATGTTGAAATTCTCGGATTTTTAACTGGTCAAGAAAAAGTTAATTTTATAAGAAATGCAAAATTTATAGTTATGCCTTCAAGATACGAAGCTCAGAGTATTGTTACTTTGGAGGCTGCTGCTATGGGAAAACCTCTTATTGTTAGTGATATTCCAGAGCTGTCTTATGTTGTGGAAAATGGTTTTGGGTTAAGTTTTAAAAGGGAGGATCCAGAAGATTTAAAAGATAAGATAATAACTTTGTGGAAAAATGAAGAGATGATTTTACAGATGGGTAAAAATGCAGTAGAATACGCAAAAAATTTAACATGGGATAAACTTTCTACTGAATATGAAAAATTTTTAATAGAAACCTTAAACAATGATTAG
- a CDS encoding PilW family protein, giving the protein MKKGYTIIELLVVIALSLIIGAGFYTFYTTVVRENITKSSLAKKEQDVFIFADQIIKDFQSIGFGVDYDRLKIKNGVGCDLSADNPVLSKCSNNNNDTISFLSLTSTDQVNSGCWGFIDINGIIKIYNSYDTLGRLCSSVAGNYLILSISKKLINSSYNYDPNNPNTNYKNSYAFYVGNSSYPDGFKVKYYLDSLNLLKECAPGTYNLQKSSTTTSPIISCVLNFQVKYIGIDNNFYDTFTLDTDPYQNLKKLQGLKLCMIVQVGGRQSTPENPRNYTSNQGCTPFDFSTNPNWRYYRWVIIEQIIPLKNIH; this is encoded by the coding sequence ATGAAAAAAGGTTATACAATAATCGAGCTTTTGGTGGTTATCGCTTTATCTCTGATTATTGGAGCAGGTTTTTATACATTTTATACAACTGTTGTAAGGGAAAACATAACTAAAAGTTCATTAGCAAAAAAAGAGCAAGATGTTTTTATTTTTGCAGATCAAATTATAAAAGATTTCCAATCCATAGGTTTTGGAGTAGATTATGACAGATTAAAGATAAAGAATGGTGTGGGCTGTGATTTATCAGCTGACAATCCTGTCCTAAGTAAATGCAGTAACAATAATAATGATACAATTTCTTTTTTATCTTTGACATCAACAGATCAAGTTAATTCTGGATGTTGGGGGTTTATAGATATAAATGGAATAATTAAGATATATAATTCTTATGATACTTTAGGAAGACTTTGTTCAAGCGTAGCTGGAAATTACTTAATATTAAGTATATCAAAAAAATTGATTAACTCATCTTATAACTATGACCCAAACAATCCCAATACTAATTATAAAAACAGTTATGCATTTTATGTTGGAAATAGTAGTTACCCAGATGGATTTAAAGTAAAATATTATTTAGATAGTTTAAATTTGCTAAAAGAATGTGCACCAGGGACTTACAATTTACAGAAAAGTTCCACAACAACCTCTCCTATAATTTCTTGTGTATTAAATTTTCAGGTTAAATATATAGGTATAGATAATAACTTTTATGACACATTTACTTTAGATACTGATCCTTATCAAAATTTAAAAAAATTACAGGGATTAAAACTATGTATGATTGTTCAAGTTGGCGGCAGACAGTCTACTCCTGAAAATCCAAGAAATTACACATCTAATCAAGGATGTACACCTTTTGATTTTTCAACTAATCCAAATTGGAGGTATTACAGATGGGTTATTATAGAACAAATAATTCCATTAAAAAATATACATTAA